One Tunturibacter gelidoferens genomic region harbors:
- the pdxS gene encoding pyridoxal 5'-phosphate synthase lyase subunit PdxS, which yields MSDHTQNGNFGTPSLRLKLGLAEMLKGGVIMDVMNVEQARIAEEAGAISVMALERVPAMIRAEGGVARMASPKLIKQIIGAVSIPVMAKARIGHFAEAQVLQHLGVDFIDESEVLTPADETYHIDKHAFTTPFVCGARNLGEALRRIAEGAAMIRTKGEPGTGDVVHAVQHMRQIVREIKALTVLGDEELYNAAKVHGAPYELVRMVAKAGKLPVPNFSAGGIATPADAALMMQLGAETVFVGSGIFMKERATPLDVENDPKEREEAVSRARAIVIATTHFNDPKIVAEASEAVIGSMKGLAAAAIEEQDLMQTRGW from the coding sequence ATGTCAGACCACACCCAAAACGGAAACTTCGGCACCCCGTCCCTCCGCCTCAAGCTCGGCCTCGCCGAGATGCTCAAAGGCGGCGTCATCATGGACGTCATGAACGTCGAGCAGGCCCGCATCGCCGAAGAGGCCGGTGCCATCTCCGTCATGGCCCTCGAGCGCGTCCCCGCCATGATCCGCGCCGAAGGCGGAGTCGCCCGCATGGCCAGCCCCAAGCTCATCAAGCAGATCATCGGCGCCGTCTCCATCCCCGTCATGGCCAAGGCCCGCATCGGCCACTTCGCCGAAGCCCAGGTCCTCCAGCACCTCGGCGTCGACTTCATCGACGAGTCCGAAGTCCTCACCCCCGCCGACGAGACCTACCACATCGACAAGCACGCCTTCACCACGCCCTTCGTCTGCGGCGCACGCAACCTCGGCGAAGCTCTCCGCCGCATCGCCGAAGGCGCAGCCATGATCCGCACCAAAGGCGAGCCCGGTACCGGCGACGTCGTCCACGCCGTCCAGCACATGCGTCAGATCGTCCGCGAGATTAAAGCACTCACCGTCCTCGGCGACGAGGAGCTCTACAACGCCGCCAAAGTCCATGGCGCGCCCTACGAGCTCGTACGCATGGTAGCCAAAGCTGGCAAACTCCCCGTCCCCAACTTCTCCGCAGGCGGCATCGCCACCCCCGCCGACGCGGCGTTGATGATGCAGCTGGGCGCCGAGACCGTCTTCGTAGGCTCCGGCATCTTCATGAAGGAACGCGCCACCCCGCTCGATGTCGAGAACGATCCGAAGGAGCGCGAAGAAGCCGTCAGCCGTGCCCGCGCCATCGTCATCGCCACCACGCACTTCAACGACCCCAAGATCGTCGCCGAAGCCAGCGAAGCCGTCATCGGTTCCATGAAGGGTCTCGCCGCAGCAGCCATCGAAGAGCAAGACCTCATGCAAACCCGCGGCTGGTAG
- a CDS encoding glycosyltransferase, whose protein sequence is MVGELTIVIPAKNEVAMLPRLLESLCRQDYSGMAQTRVLVADAGSTDGTVEAALGFRDRLAVEVVPGGLPSVGRNAGAKLATTKYVLFLDADVELPEPTLLRRALWRMERRELHLATTNIACRQGSFFDDLLYAGNNLMQRIGSFTKPFATGMFMLFDSEVFWALGGFNERALFAEDYLLSKGVARQRFRIVRGRVLTTNRRFQKLGHWRMVWMFFKTMVHTWDEEYFLEDQDYWGEAG, encoded by the coding sequence ATGGTTGGTGAACTGACGATCGTGATTCCTGCCAAGAACGAAGTGGCGATGCTGCCTAGACTGCTGGAATCTCTTTGCAGGCAGGACTATTCGGGGATGGCGCAGACGCGGGTGCTGGTGGCGGATGCGGGTTCGACTGACGGAACGGTGGAGGCGGCGCTGGGCTTTCGCGACCGGCTGGCAGTGGAGGTAGTGCCGGGTGGGTTGCCTTCGGTGGGGCGCAATGCGGGGGCTAAGCTGGCAACTACGAAGTATGTGTTGTTTCTGGATGCGGATGTGGAGCTGCCGGAACCTACACTGTTGCGGCGAGCGCTGTGGCGGATGGAGCGGCGGGAGCTTCATCTGGCGACGACGAACATTGCGTGCCGGCAGGGTAGCTTTTTTGATGATCTGCTGTATGCAGGAAATAATTTGATGCAGAGAATTGGATCGTTTACCAAGCCGTTCGCTACGGGGATGTTTATGTTGTTTGACAGCGAGGTCTTCTGGGCGCTGGGTGGGTTTAATGAGCGGGCTTTGTTTGCAGAGGACTATCTGCTGTCGAAGGGCGTGGCGCGGCAGCGGTTTCGTATCGTGCGCGGTCGGGTGCTGACGACGAACCGACGATTCCAGAAGCTGGGGCACTGGCGCATGGTTTGGATGTTCTTCAAGACCATGGTGCATACCTGGGATGAGGAGTATTTTCTCGAGGACCAGGACTATTGGGGTGAGGCTGGGTAG
- a CDS encoding PaaI family thioesterase produces MSEHQPTPDTARHTPASMDGNPTIDERANHCFGCGPANPQGLHLSFTTDTSNPEAITTTCNFQLDRMHEGPPGHIHGGIVAALLDEAMSKLNRPLNVLAMTRHMEIDYLRPVPLYQPLVLIGRHLNRPDKADGKPGRKLFHQAEIQHPDGTVLARSKGLFIAIDEKLLFAAGITP; encoded by the coding sequence ATGAGCGAACACCAGCCCACACCCGACACCGCCCGCCACACCCCCGCCTCGATGGACGGCAACCCCACCATCGACGAGCGCGCCAACCATTGCTTCGGCTGCGGCCCCGCCAACCCCCAGGGCCTCCATCTGTCCTTCACCACCGACACCTCAAACCCCGAAGCCATCACCACCACCTGCAACTTCCAGCTCGACCGCATGCACGAAGGCCCCCCGGGCCACATCCACGGCGGCATCGTCGCCGCTTTGCTCGACGAAGCCATGAGCAAGCTCAACCGCCCCCTCAACGTCCTCGCGATGACACGCCACATGGAGATCGACTATCTCCGCCCCGTCCCGCTCTACCAGCCTCTCGTTCTCATAGGCCGCCACCTCAACCGCCCCGACAAAGCCGACGGCAAACCCGGCCGCAAGCTCTTCCATCAAGCCGAAATTCAACACCCCGACGGCACAGTCCTCGCCCGCAGCAAAGGCCTCTTCATCGCCATCGACGAAAAACTCCTCTTCGCCGCCGGCATCACCCCATAG
- a CDS encoding VOC family protein translates to MSPATTAKRISPMLAVADMDETLAFYRDVLGFTLTMHSPDYSIVERDGQTIHFQKAASEKVMQCVRGHTEIYLEVSNIHPLWEHVKTLKDRYRIRDLFDRDYGMTEFHISDPNDCLVFVGEPSSR, encoded by the coding sequence ATGTCACCTGCAACCACCGCAAAACGCATCAGCCCCATGCTCGCCGTCGCCGACATGGATGAGACTCTCGCGTTCTACCGCGACGTCCTCGGCTTCACCCTCACCATGCACTCCCCTGACTACTCCATCGTCGAGCGTGACGGCCAAACCATTCACTTCCAAAAGGCAGCCTCCGAGAAGGTCATGCAATGCGTTCGCGGCCACACCGAGATCTATCTGGAGGTCTCCAACATCCACCCGCTATGGGAGCATGTAAAGACCCTCAAAGACCGCTACCGCATCCGAGACCTCTTCGACCGCGACTACGGCATGACCGAGTTTCATATCTCCGACCCGAACGACTGCCTCGTCTTCGTCGGCGAACCCTCCTCCAGGTAA
- a CDS encoding RecQ family ATP-dependent DNA helicase, translating into MNLETLLHQTFGFAEFRANQEAVCRAATDGRDVLLVMPTGAGKSLCYQLPAIARGGTALVISPLIALMDDQATKLTAAGLRVARIHSGLSRDEARQACRDYLDGTLQFLFIAPERMRVPNFPEMLAKKKPSLIAIDEAHCISAWGHDFRPDYRTLGDFLPALRPAPVIALTATATPTVQRDIITQLKLTQPELFIHGFRRHNLAIEVVELSKPRRNEFTANLLKEKSNRPAIVYAPSRKSAEELASSLGGSAAAYHAGLDPATRERVQRHFLTGRLEVVVATIAFGMGIDKADVRTVVHTALPGSVEQYYQEIGRAGRDGQPSRTVLLHSFADRKMHDFFLERDYPAITDLTRVAALLSDDYQMPDLLRQRLKMDAETFDKAVEKLIAQGAANIDMAGNVRAAEDAPRSAAWRKGYDDQINFRRSQIDRMVQFAESAQCRMAALIQHFGDTADGLRPCGHCDFCAPQNATAQTFRPPTTEEDRQLRAILRALDGQTRATGKLHTELSTGPLRNTPAADRKVFDTLLDALTRSGLIALNTDQWTNPEGNLVTYKKASLTHEGRTLTGPLPPDLLLKDTTASTATGTRKRTGSRASGTNPRALGTNPRALQRKAERIDSELTAAQKVLQSNLIEWRKKEAAKAHVPDFFVLSASVLHAIVVARPTTIPSLMAISGIGPEKADRYGADIVALCRAEAPSSSSIPDRKESSSRPERSEVERPPHFARVTHNAPSISGLASRSLHSSTLTLSTSEESGGPNSHPTETFTRQRAITSETADSLTPEQQALDERLREWRKSESERLGLPLFFVLASTTLRNIVLARPQNLTQLKSIQGLGLDKIEKFGPGILAVCTA; encoded by the coding sequence ATGAACCTCGAAACTCTCCTCCATCAAACCTTCGGCTTCGCAGAGTTCCGCGCCAACCAGGAGGCCGTCTGCCGCGCCGCCACCGACGGCCGCGACGTCCTGCTCGTCATGCCCACCGGAGCAGGAAAATCCCTCTGCTACCAGCTCCCCGCCATCGCCCGCGGCGGTACCGCACTCGTCATCTCCCCCCTCATCGCCCTCATGGACGACCAGGCCACCAAGCTCACCGCCGCCGGCCTCCGCGTCGCCCGCATTCACTCCGGTCTCTCCCGCGACGAAGCCCGTCAAGCCTGCCGCGACTACCTCGACGGCACCCTCCAGTTCCTCTTCATCGCACCCGAGCGCATGCGCGTCCCCAACTTCCCCGAGATGCTCGCAAAGAAGAAGCCGTCTCTCATCGCCATCGACGAGGCCCACTGCATCTCCGCCTGGGGCCACGACTTTCGCCCCGACTACCGCACCCTCGGCGACTTCCTCCCTGCCCTGCGCCCCGCCCCCGTCATCGCCCTCACCGCCACCGCCACGCCAACCGTCCAACGCGACATCATCACCCAACTCAAGCTCACCCAACCTGAGCTCTTCATCCACGGCTTCCGCCGCCACAACCTCGCCATCGAGGTCGTCGAGCTCTCTAAACCCCGCCGCAACGAGTTCACCGCCAATCTCCTCAAAGAAAAATCCAACCGCCCCGCGATCGTCTACGCGCCCTCGCGCAAGTCCGCCGAAGAACTCGCCTCCTCACTAGGCGGATCTGCCGCCGCCTACCACGCTGGCCTCGACCCCGCCACCCGCGAACGCGTCCAGCGCCACTTCCTCACCGGCAGACTAGAAGTAGTAGTCGCCACCATCGCCTTCGGCATGGGCATCGACAAAGCCGACGTCCGCACCGTAGTTCATACTGCGCTCCCCGGCTCCGTCGAGCAGTACTACCAGGAGATTGGCCGCGCCGGACGCGACGGTCAGCCCTCCCGCACCGTCCTCCTCCACTCCTTCGCCGACCGCAAGATGCACGACTTCTTCCTCGAGCGCGACTACCCCGCCATCACCGACCTCACCCGCGTTGCCGCTCTCCTCTCCGACGACTACCAGATGCCCGACCTCCTCCGCCAGCGCCTCAAGATGGATGCTGAGACCTTCGACAAAGCCGTCGAAAAACTCATCGCCCAGGGCGCAGCCAACATCGACATGGCCGGCAACGTCCGCGCCGCCGAAGACGCCCCTCGCAGCGCAGCCTGGCGCAAAGGCTACGACGATCAGATCAACTTCCGCCGCTCCCAGATCGACCGCATGGTCCAGTTCGCCGAGTCCGCACAGTGCCGCATGGCCGCTCTCATTCAGCACTTCGGCGACACCGCCGACGGCCTCCGCCCCTGCGGCCACTGCGACTTCTGCGCCCCGCAAAACGCAACGGCACAAACCTTCCGCCCACCCACCACAGAAGAAGACCGCCAACTTCGCGCCATCCTCCGCGCACTAGACGGACAAACCCGCGCCACCGGCAAACTCCACACCGAACTCTCCACCGGCCCCTTGCGCAACACTCCCGCCGCCGACCGCAAAGTCTTCGACACCCTCCTCGACGCCCTCACCCGCTCCGGCCTCATCGCGCTCAACACCGACCAGTGGACCAACCCCGAAGGCAACCTAGTCACCTACAAAAAAGCCTCGCTCACCCACGAAGGCCGCACCCTCACGGGCCCCCTCCCACCCGACCTCCTCCTCAAAGACACCACCGCTTCCACCGCCACTGGAACACGAAAACGCACAGGTTCTCGAGCATCTGGAACTAATCCGCGCGCATTAGGCACAAATCCTCGCGCGCTCCAACGAAAGGCAGAGCGTATCGATAGTGAGCTCACTGCGGCCCAGAAGGTACTCCAATCCAATTTGATCGAGTGGCGAAAAAAGGAGGCCGCCAAAGCGCACGTACCAGACTTCTTCGTACTTTCAGCGTCTGTCCTCCACGCTATCGTTGTCGCTCGGCCTACAACCATACCCTCCCTCATGGCAATCTCCGGCATAGGCCCAGAAAAAGCCGATCGCTACGGAGCCGATATCGTCGCCCTCTGCCGTGCCGAAGCTCCCTCCTCGTCCTCAATCCCGGACAGAAAAGAATCGTCATCTCGACCGGAGCGCAGCGAAGTGGAGAGACCCCCACATTTTGCCCGAGTCACCCACAATGCACCCTCTATTTCAGGCCTTGCATCGAGGTCACTCCACTCTTCAACCCTCACTCTCTCAACCAGCGAAGAGAGTGGTGGACCAAACTCTCATCCCACCGAAACCTTCACCCGCCAACGCGCCATCACCAGCGAAACCGCCGACTCCCTCACGCCCGAACAACAAGCCCTCGACGAGCGCCTCCGCGAATGGCGCAAATCCGAGTCCGAGCGCCTAGGCCTCCCGCTCTTCTTCGTCCTCGCCTCCACCACGCTCCGCAACATAGTCCTCGCCCGACCACAAAACCTCACCCAGCTCAAATCCATTCAGGGCCTCGGCCTCGACAAGATCGAAAAATTCGGCCCAGGCATTCTTGCTGTCTGCACCGCTTGA
- a CDS encoding energy transducer TonB: protein MTPTVLANPTLALSQQAPPAASSAESKKPDPQANPKQSLPNPDFFGIYHAGDGVTPPKLIYSVEPEFSEKARKKKIGGNCLVSFIVRIDGTTTDIHVAKSIADTLVQEGTRAALTLDENAVKVVAQYRFTPATYRGTPVPYRTTVEVNYQIF from the coding sequence ATGACTCCAACCGTCCTGGCGAATCCAACTTTGGCTCTCTCGCAACAAGCTCCACCCGCCGCATCGTCCGCGGAGAGCAAGAAACCGGACCCACAAGCAAATCCCAAACAGTCGCTTCCCAATCCAGACTTCTTCGGCATCTATCACGCTGGAGACGGAGTTACGCCTCCGAAGCTCATCTACTCGGTAGAGCCAGAATTTTCCGAAAAGGCGAGAAAGAAAAAGATTGGAGGCAACTGCCTCGTCTCTTTCATCGTTCGCATCGACGGCACCACTACCGACATACACGTTGCGAAGTCGATCGCTGATACCCTTGTCCAAGAAGGAACGAGAGCAGCTCTCACCCTCGACGAAAATGCTGTCAAAGTCGTAGCACAGTATCGGTTCACTCCCGCAACCTACCGCGGCACACCTGTTCCGTATCGGACGACAGTCGAAGTGAACTACCAGATCTTCTAG
- a CDS encoding serine hydrolase: MLNSRREFLVKSAAAVGTMQVARPAMAVEDKATPDAILSLFKGLPGDVAVKIYAPAVNGKPEFLVELNSAKTMFVGSAIKTFILCEALRQADATDVVQRLKAQQLSLDASVWSLDSAMFNPPNLIGKVSERTALEAMIMHSDNTGTDICLKHVGPEKVREFVTSAGLKSCMIPESTRSLFGYLLGAKDYRTFSWEDLGAAANQTMVNVPMNNVQTMACSADDLVSYYSRALQGGFFKAKETLNEFRRVLSLGDAIWLLPLPLGVSAFVKGGSIDVPGFHALCAPGAMLFDGRWVYFCLTINWEAKDVADPATAGAFAAAASRALSLVKDKLST; the protein is encoded by the coding sequence ATGTTGAATTCGCGGCGGGAGTTTTTGGTGAAGAGTGCAGCGGCGGTCGGGACGATGCAAGTGGCGCGGCCTGCGATGGCTGTTGAGGATAAGGCGACACCCGATGCGATTTTGTCCCTGTTCAAGGGGCTTCCCGGAGATGTCGCAGTGAAGATCTATGCGCCGGCGGTGAATGGCAAGCCCGAGTTTCTGGTGGAGTTGAACTCGGCTAAGACGATGTTTGTGGGAAGCGCGATTAAGACTTTCATCTTGTGCGAGGCGTTGCGGCAGGCGGATGCGACGGATGTGGTTCAGAGGCTGAAGGCTCAGCAACTGAGCCTTGACGCTAGTGTGTGGTCGTTGGATAGCGCGATGTTCAACCCGCCAAACCTGATTGGTAAGGTTTCGGAGAGAACTGCGCTGGAGGCCATGATCATGCATAGCGACAACACGGGGACGGATATCTGTTTGAAACATGTTGGCCCCGAGAAGGTTCGGGAGTTTGTTACTTCGGCAGGATTGAAGAGCTGCATGATTCCCGAAAGCACGCGGTCACTCTTTGGTTATTTGCTGGGAGCGAAGGACTATAGGACTTTTAGCTGGGAGGATTTGGGGGCGGCAGCGAATCAGACGATGGTGAACGTGCCGATGAATAACGTGCAGACGATGGCTTGTTCTGCCGATGACCTTGTGTCGTACTATTCGCGAGCGCTGCAAGGAGGTTTCTTCAAGGCTAAGGAGACGCTCAATGAGTTTCGCCGAGTTCTTTCGCTTGGGGATGCGATCTGGCTGCTTCCGCTACCGCTGGGAGTGAGCGCGTTCGTGAAGGGCGGGAGCATCGATGTTCCGGGATTTCATGCGCTGTGTGCGCCGGGAGCGATGCTGTTTGACGGGCGGTGGGTATACTTCTGCCTGACGATCAACTGGGAGGCAAAGGATGTGGCCGACCCTGCTACGGCGGGCGCTTTCGCCGCGGCTGCCAGCCGGGCGCTCTCTCTGGTGAAGGATAAGCTGTCTACCTGA
- a CDS encoding rhodanese-like domain-containing protein has protein sequence MYLIAICVVGFLVLLFGLLRIRQLRWRRELEEHSIEADALYELLEKNREILLFDVRQPLDLLAHSEIIPGAKRIPPKEVLEQASLIPKEKDSVIYCTCVSQSTSRMILERALALNFTKIKFLKGGLDAWKAKGYPVERYTTPFHLDTA, from the coding sequence ATGTATCTGATTGCGATTTGTGTGGTTGGGTTCCTTGTGTTGCTGTTTGGGTTGTTGAGGATCAGGCAGCTGCGGTGGAGGCGTGAGCTAGAGGAGCACAGTATCGAAGCAGACGCGCTTTATGAACTGCTCGAGAAGAATCGAGAGATTCTGCTGTTCGATGTTCGCCAGCCGCTGGATCTGCTGGCACATTCGGAGATTATTCCCGGTGCGAAGAGGATTCCACCGAAGGAGGTCCTGGAGCAGGCTTCGCTGATTCCGAAGGAGAAAGATTCAGTGATCTACTGCACCTGCGTGAGCCAGAGCACCAGCCGGATGATCCTGGAGAGGGCGCTGGCGTTGAATTTTACGAAGATCAAATTTTTGAAGGGCGGCTTGGATGCCTGGAAGGCAAAGGGGTACCCGGTGGAGAGATACACCACTCCGTTTCATCTTGATACGGCTTGA
- a CDS encoding xanthine dehydrogenase family protein molybdopterin-binding subunit, with translation MTAPALFQDEAPKTPQRQLKNRYDGRDKVTGKAKYSAEFPVSDVTYAYIVQSTIPKGTLVSIDQTAAGKASGVLAVLTPFNAPKLPIASPQPPTRRHITVLQEKDIFYNGQPIAVVVAHSLPEAMHAATLLKITYKSQSAQLEFKGRLAEARPPKQPGREPADSKRGDIATSLSNSAVTIDVVYTTPIQNHNPMEPHATIAWWDGPKLNVYDATQYITGDRQTLARTFGIPVDDVRVQCPFVGGGFGSKGSTWSHVVLAAMAAKVVGKPVKLALERGQMFGPVGSRPTTAQNVKLGATADGKLLAIQHDVIVHTSLMEDFLEPSAMQTRLLYNSESNVTSHRMVEMNLGVGTYQRAPGEATGTIALECAMDELAHKLNIDPVQLRLINYAEKDPSKDRPWTEKSLHQCYTDAAERFGWSKRNPQPGQLRQENNLIGYGMATATYGANRSAASAIVRILPNGRAYIGCGTQDLGTGAYTVLAQACAQGLGIDPALVDVQLGDSNLPKAPVSGGSQSTASIGPAAAAAATQAKLKLFELAVNDSQSPLHGLQAGSLDTQDGKVFAKSSPNKSDTFTAILQRAGGQPIEATASAEPGEDRTAYTAQSFGAVFAEVAVDIDTHMVQVRRIVATYDIGTLVNQKTGINQLQGGIVWGVSSALHEEAHIDPTHGRTVNETLAEYHVPVNADIGTIDVTVTGIPDTKFNPLGARGIGEIGITGAAAAIGNAIYNATGKRIRDYPITIDKIMQA, from the coding sequence ATGACGGCCCCCGCTCTCTTTCAAGACGAAGCCCCCAAGACCCCGCAGCGCCAGCTCAAAAACCGCTACGATGGCCGCGATAAGGTCACCGGCAAAGCGAAATACTCCGCCGAGTTTCCGGTCAGCGACGTCACCTACGCCTACATCGTTCAAAGCACGATTCCTAAGGGCACCCTCGTCTCCATCGACCAAACCGCAGCCGGCAAAGCATCAGGCGTCCTCGCCGTACTCACTCCATTTAACGCACCGAAACTCCCCATAGCCTCTCCTCAGCCTCCAACACGTCGCCACATCACCGTCCTGCAGGAGAAGGACATCTTCTACAACGGCCAGCCCATCGCCGTCGTCGTCGCGCACTCGCTCCCAGAGGCGATGCACGCTGCGACCCTGCTCAAGATCACCTATAAGAGCCAATCTGCACAACTCGAATTCAAAGGTCGCCTCGCCGAAGCCCGCCCCCCCAAACAACCCGGCCGCGAACCCGCCGACAGCAAACGCGGCGACATCGCCACCTCGCTCTCAAACTCCGCCGTCACCATCGACGTCGTTTACACCACACCCATTCAGAACCACAATCCCATGGAACCCCACGCCACCATCGCCTGGTGGGACGGCCCCAAGCTCAACGTCTACGACGCCACTCAGTACATCACCGGCGACCGCCAGACTCTCGCCCGCACCTTCGGTATCCCCGTCGATGACGTACGTGTGCAATGCCCCTTCGTCGGCGGAGGCTTCGGCAGCAAAGGCTCCACCTGGAGTCACGTCGTGCTCGCCGCGATGGCGGCAAAGGTCGTAGGCAAACCCGTCAAGCTCGCTCTCGAACGCGGACAGATGTTCGGCCCGGTCGGCTCCCGCCCTACCACCGCACAAAACGTGAAACTAGGCGCCACCGCCGACGGCAAGCTGCTCGCCATTCAGCACGACGTCATCGTCCATACCTCGCTTATGGAGGACTTCCTTGAGCCCTCTGCGATGCAGACTCGGCTCCTCTACAACAGCGAGTCCAACGTCACCAGTCACCGCATGGTCGAGATGAACCTCGGTGTCGGTACCTACCAGCGAGCGCCGGGCGAGGCCACCGGCACCATCGCCCTAGAGTGCGCCATGGATGAGCTCGCCCACAAACTCAACATCGACCCTGTCCAGTTGCGTCTTATCAACTACGCGGAAAAAGATCCCAGCAAAGATCGTCCATGGACCGAGAAGAGCCTTCATCAGTGCTACACCGACGCCGCCGAGCGCTTCGGCTGGTCCAAACGCAATCCACAGCCAGGACAACTACGCCAGGAAAATAATCTCATCGGCTACGGCATGGCGACCGCAACCTACGGCGCCAACCGTTCTGCTGCTTCCGCCATTGTGCGTATCCTCCCGAACGGCCGAGCTTACATCGGATGCGGCACGCAGGATCTGGGCACCGGCGCTTACACCGTCCTCGCGCAGGCTTGCGCGCAAGGCCTCGGCATCGATCCCGCGCTAGTCGATGTTCAACTCGGCGACTCCAATCTCCCGAAGGCCCCCGTCTCCGGCGGCTCACAGTCCACCGCAAGCATCGGCCCCGCCGCCGCAGCAGCAGCAACACAGGCCAAACTCAAGCTCTTCGAACTCGCCGTCAACGACTCGCAGTCGCCCCTTCACGGCCTCCAGGCCGGAAGTCTCGACACACAAGACGGAAAAGTCTTCGCTAAATCGTCACCCAATAAGTCGGACACCTTCACCGCTATCCTGCAGCGCGCAGGCGGCCAGCCCATCGAAGCCACCGCCAGCGCTGAACCCGGCGAAGACAGAACCGCCTACACCGCGCAGTCGTTCGGTGCAGTCTTTGCGGAGGTCGCCGTCGACATCGACACTCACATGGTCCAGGTCCGACGCATCGTCGCCACCTACGACATCGGAACCCTGGTCAATCAAAAAACCGGAATCAACCAACTCCAGGGCGGCATCGTCTGGGGTGTAAGCTCCGCTCTCCACGAAGAGGCGCACATTGACCCCACCCACGGCCGCACAGTCAACGAGACCCTCGCCGAATACCACGTCCCCGTCAACGCCGACATCGGCACCATCGATGTCACCGTCACCGGCATTCCCGATACAAAATTCAATCCTCTAGGCGCACGTGGCATCGGAGAAATCGGCATCACCGGCGCAGCCGCAGCCATCGGTAACGCCATCTACAACGCCACCGGCAAACGCATCCGCGACTATCCCATCACCATAGACAAGATCATGCAGGCATAG
- a CDS encoding FAD binding domain-containing protein, with protein sequence MNPFNYQRAASPEEAVHALSARGTKFLGGGTNLVDLMKYNVEHPSTLVDVTHLDFSQITTSGDATSIGACVRNSDLANHPIIRSHYPLLSQALLSGASPQLRNMATTGGNLMQRTRCYYFMDTAFSECNKRTPGSGCAAMKGFNRIHAILGASSGSSRSAECIATNPSDMNVALAALNATIHAQGPKGKRTIPIADFHRLPGNTPHLDTNLKPDELIIAVELPAPKFAKNSWYLKVRDRQSYAFALVSVAAGLELEGGTIKSAGLALGGVAHKPWRSVEAERSLIGATTGPESFKKAADLALAGAIPYEHNAFKIELAKQSIVRALTLAAQGAQA encoded by the coding sequence ATGAATCCCTTCAACTATCAGCGCGCCGCCTCTCCTGAAGAAGCCGTTCACGCGCTCTCCGCGCGAGGCACGAAGTTCCTCGGCGGTGGCACCAACCTCGTCGATCTGATGAAGTACAACGTCGAGCACCCGTCCACTCTCGTCGACGTCACCCATCTCGACTTCTCCCAGATCACCACATCTGGAGACGCCACCTCAATCGGAGCATGCGTCCGCAACAGCGACCTCGCCAATCATCCGATCATCCGCAGCCACTATCCTTTGCTCTCGCAAGCCCTTCTCAGTGGTGCCTCCCCGCAACTGCGCAACATGGCCACAACAGGCGGCAACCTCATGCAGCGCACCCGCTGCTACTACTTCATGGACACCGCCTTCTCCGAGTGCAACAAACGCACTCCAGGCAGCGGCTGTGCTGCAATGAAAGGCTTCAACCGCATCCACGCCATCCTTGGCGCAAGCAGCGGCAGCAGTCGAAGTGCAGAGTGCATCGCCACCAACCCATCCGACATGAACGTCGCTCTCGCCGCCCTCAACGCCACCATCCACGCGCAAGGACCGAAGGGCAAACGAACAATCCCCATCGCTGACTTCCATCGCCTTCCCGGCAACACCCCACATCTCGACACCAACCTCAAGCCCGACGAGCTCATCATCGCAGTCGAGCTCCCGGCACCGAAGTTCGCGAAGAACTCCTGGTACCTCAAAGTCCGCGACCGTCAGAGCTATGCCTTCGCCCTTGTCTCCGTCGCCGCTGGTCTCGAGTTGGAAGGCGGCACCATCAAATCGGCTGGCCTCGCGCTCGGCGGAGTCGCCCACAAGCCATGGCGATCCGTCGAAGCTGAAAGATCTCTCATCGGCGCGACCACAGGCCCAGAGTCCTTCAAAAAAGCTGCGGACCTCGCCCTTGCCGGAGCCATACCGTACGAACACAACGCCTTCAAGATCGAACTCGCCAAACAAAGCATCGTGCGCGCCCTCACCCTCGCTGCACAAGGAGCACAAGCATGA